A genome region from Chthonomonas sp. includes the following:
- a CDS encoding GyrI-like domain-containing protein, with the protein MNIQIVSLPPSPVIMNPHRGAYNQIGPKFEQLWGWVGPNNVPAQKTLGIYWDNPEFTPEAELRSAACVQVPLGYEPPAGFAGQGFQLGNLAAGDYAMTTVTGPYEELEAAWGQFMQMIEGQLGREISDNPAFEVYVNDPSDTAPADLITEFYMPLK; encoded by the coding sequence ATGAATATCCAAATCGTATCTCTGCCACCATCGCCCGTAATCATGAATCCGCACCGCGGCGCGTACAACCAAATCGGTCCGAAGTTTGAGCAACTTTGGGGCTGGGTCGGGCCGAACAACGTGCCCGCGCAAAAGACGCTCGGTATCTACTGGGATAACCCCGAGTTCACGCCCGAGGCCGAACTCCGCTCCGCTGCGTGCGTGCAGGTGCCGCTTGGCTACGAGCCGCCCGCCGGGTTCGCAGGGCAAGGGTTTCAACTCGGCAACCTCGCGGCTGGCGACTATGCGATGACGACCGTCACCGGACCCTACGAAGAATTGGAAGCCGCTTGGGGCCAGTTCATGCAGATGATTGAAGGTCAACTGGGTCGCGAAATCAGCGACAACCCGGCCTTCGAGGTGTATGTGAACGACCCGAGCGACACCGCGCCGGCGGATTTGATCACGGAATTCTACATGCCGCTCAAGTAA